The following are encoded together in the Brassica napus cultivar Da-Ae chromosome A9, Da-Ae, whole genome shotgun sequence genome:
- the LOC106357643 gene encoding DNA repair protein XRCC2 homolog yields the protein MGEHEARGWIRSDETAKQMLSRVLGDRAFLLLPPLHRVPLRAGNVVEITGSSPTAKTQILIQAAITCILPKTWNGVHYGGLEKLVLFLDLDCRFDVLRLSDMLKHRLLEAYRIGNGAWWQLEESNVKTQDKSKIVYDEELYVSCMKRFLYLRCYDSLELLSTLKTLHYRIRLQEACGSQVGVLMIDSIGAFHWTDRLSSSLALDKNNRKSLSLTNVVETIVQEMKKLMQVHSLVVIATKATIYEEKYPTNENNRNISSHSDLFGNPSSKAQQPPFREFMPSSWQAFVTHKIFIRKSDDHHKSLGQQNLSAYLLEWLQPQLSSIDRFIVDDSGIVIVS from the exons ATGGGAGAACACGAAGCGCGCGGCTGGATCCGCAGCGACGAGACCGCGAAGCAGATGCTATCGAGAGTTCTCGGAGACCGCGCCTTCCTGCTTCTTCCGCCGCTTCACCGCGTGCCTCTACGCGCAGGGAACGTAGTCGAGATCACTGGCTCGTCCCCGACTGCGAAAACTCAGATCCTGATTCAAGCCGCCATCACTTGCATCCTCCCGAAGACGTGGAACGGCGTCCACTACGGAGGATTGGAGAAGCTGGTGTTGTTTCTCGATCTGGATTGCCGATTCGATGTGCTTCGTTTATCTGATATGCTCAAGCATCGCCTCCTCGAAGCTTACC GGATAGGCAATGGAGCATGGTGGCAGCTTGAAGAGTCTAATGTTAAGACTCAAGACAAGTCTAAGATTGTTTATGATGAGGAGTTGTATGTTTCGTGCATGAAGAGGTTCTTGTATCTTCGCTGCTATGATAGTCTCGAGCTTTTGTCTACTCTCAAG ACATTGCATTATCGGATCAGACTGCAGGAAGCATGTGGAAGCCAAGTAGGAGTGCTTATGATTGACAG CATCGGCGCTTTCCACTGGACTGATCGTCTATCGTCATCATTGGCATTGGATAAAAACAACAG GAAAAGTCTCTCTCTTACGAATGTGGTGGAGACGATAGTGCaagagatgaagaagctaaTGCAGGTGCATTCACTGGTAGTAATTGCCACTAAAGCTACAATCTACGAAGAGAAGTATCCGACAAATGAGAATAATCG GAACATCTCCTCACACAGTGATCTGTTTGGGAATCCTTCAAGTAAAGCTCAGCAGCCTCCATTCCGTGAATTCATGCCTTCTTCTTGGCAG GCATTCGTGACACATAAGATATTCATACGAAAGTCAG ACGATCATCATAAGTCTTTGGGACAACAAAATTTATCAGCATATTTACTTGAATGGTTACAACCACAACTTAGTAGCATTGACCGATTCATAGTAGACGAT TCTGGTATTGTCATTGTCTCATGA
- the LOC125577992 gene encoding uncharacterized protein LOC125577992, with amino-acid sequence MAVKTDMSKAYDRIEWSFVQQVLQRLGFNAKWINWLMQCITTVSYSYLVNDSVYGEVKPYRGIRQGDPLSPYVFILCSEVLSGLCKSAEKKGLLQGVRVARGSPRVSHLLFADDTMFFGLASATNCEILMKILKDYERASGQMINKSKSSVTFSSKSPPEVREQAKSILEITKEGGLGKYLGLPEHFGRRKKDLFTSIVDRIRQKAISWSSSKLSRAGKLTMLKAVLSAIPTYTMSCFMLPVSLCKRIQSVLMRFWWDGADEKKKICWVAWDRLTKPKEMGGLGLRDIQTFNQTLLAKLAWRLVTAPESLLARVLLGKYCHGKHFLDVDSPKVCSHGWRGILFGRDLLTKNLGKAVGNGQTIRLWKDSWISLDKMVKPMGPIKESDLDLTVSDLLTDDLSWNSRRIKEVLPEFLEQIICLQPSRKGAEDSYIWHATSSGVYSTKSGYFAASTPWSEKSESSQAEEFHWIKDIWAEEFSPKMKAFLWAVVQKAIPIGENLYQRGVRSAAQCLRCNEHETSTHLFFTCPFAKRVWRCVPLHSAVHIAAESTFKEAIVKFRKADKRSNPEDIALKGLRHAKDWMEAQGKTSESKIPPKPKESKDRPPDSSENPPPIVCATDAAWNASRKTAGLGWTFSGPSLTATTQGSRIQASVNSPLIAEALAVRTALYMALTLDFTNLKVCSDNSTLIRAITSKSQSKEIIGIVSDIQVISSEFASISFSFIPRSKNSVADGVAKAVLLSSFNL; translated from the exons ATGGCAGTCAAGACTGATATGTCCAAAGCCTATGATCGAATAGAATGGAGTTTTGTACAACAAGTTCTACAGAGACTCGGCTTCAATGCAAAGTGGATCAACTGGTTAATGCAGTGTATTACTACGGTCTCCTACTCCTATCTAGTGAATGACTCTGTCTATGGAGAGGTGAAACCTTACCGGGGCATTAGACAGGGGGATCCCTTGTCTCCCTACGTGTTTATCCTCTGCAGCGAAGTCTTGTCAGGTCTTTGCAAGAGTGCAGAGAAGAAGGGATTACTCCAAGGAGTCAGAGTAGCAAGGGGAAGTCCGAGAGTTAGTCATCTGCTTTTTGCAGATGACACGATGTTCTTCGGTCTAGCTTCGGCCACCAACTGTGAGATTCTGATGAAGATCCTAAAAGACTATGAACGAGCCTCAGGCCAGATGATTAACAAGTCGAAGTCCTCTGTTACTTTCTCAAGTAAGTCTCCCCCTGAAGTCAGAGAACAAGCGAAGTCAATATTGGAAATTACAAAGGAAGGTGGCTTGGGTAAGTACCTAGGTTTGCCTGAACATTTTGGCAGACGGAAGAAAGATTTGTTTACTTCTATTGTTGACCGAATCCGTCAAAAGGCTATCAGTTGGTCCTCAAGTAAGCTTTCTCGGGCTGGGAAGCTCACTATGCTCAAGGCAGTCCTCAGTGCCATTCCAACCTACACAATGTCATGTTTTATGCTCCCAGTCAGTTTATGTAAAAGAATCCAATCAGTGCTTATGAGGTTCTGGTGGGATGGAGCAgacgaaaagaaaaagatttgtTGGGTAGCTTGGGATCGTCTAACAAAACCTAAAGAGATGGGGGGACTAGGCCTAAGGGATATCCAAACATTTAATCAAACTCTCCTAGCAAAATTGGCATGGCGGCTTGTTACAGCCCCTGAGAGTCTGCTAGCACGGGTGCTTTTGGGAAAATACTGTCATGGTAAGCACTTTCTAGATGTGGATTCTCCTAAGGTGTGTTCCCATGGATGGAGAGGAATCCTATTTGGAAGAGACCTTCTAACGAAGAACCTAGGGAAAGCAGTGGGTAATGGGCAAACAATACGACTCTGGAAAGACTCGTGGATTTCACTTGATAAGATGGTGAAGCCTATGGGACCTATCAAGGAGTCTGATCTAGACCTCACTGTCTCAGATTTACTAACAGATGATCTAAGTTGGAACAGCAGAAGAATAAAAGAGGTTTTACCTGAGTTTTTGGAACAGATCATTTGCCTGCAACCAAGCCGGAAAGGAGCTGAGGACTCTTACATATGGCATGCGACATCCTCTGGAGTTTACTCTACAAAATCAGGGTATTTTGCTGCTTCCACTCCCTGGTCAGAGAAATCAGAGTCAAGTCAAGCTGAGGAGTTTCATTGGATCAAAGATATTTGGGCAGAGGAGTTCTCACCAAAGATGAAAGCCTTCCTCTGGGCAGTAGTGCAAAAGGCAATCCCTATCGGAGAAAACCTATATCAACGAGGTGTAAGATCGGCTGCTCAGTGCCTTAGGTGTAATGAACATGAAACAAGCACACACTTGTTCTTTACCTGCCCCTTTGCGAAGAGAGTTTGGCGGTGTGTACCTCTACATTCAGCAGTTCACATAGCTGCGGAGTCAACCTTCAAAGAAGCTATTGTCAAGTTCCGTAAAGCT GATAAACGAAGCAATCCTGAAGACATAGCTTTGAAAGGGTTAAGACATGCAAAGGATTGGATGGAAGCGCAAGGAAAAACATCAGAGTCGAAGATACCTCCCAAACCGAAGGAAAGCAAGGATCGACCTCCAGATTCTTCAGAGAATCCTCCACCGATCGTGTGTGCTACAGACGCGGCATGGAATGCAAGCAGAAAGACGGCGGGGCTGGGGTGGACCTTCTCCGGACCGTCCTTAACAGCTACAACGCAAGGGTCGAGAATCCAAGCCTCAGTCAACTCTCCGCTGATCGCAGAAGCCCTGGCAGTACGAACGGCCCTCTATATGGCGCTGACTTTGGATTTCACGAATCTAAAAGTCTGCTCCGACAATTCAACGCTCATTCGAGCCATAACCAGCAAATCTCAGTCAAAAGAAATCATTGGAATCGTGAGTGATATCCAAGTGATCTCCTCTGAGTTCGCAAGCATCTCATTCTCGTTTATCCCTCGATCGAAAAATTCTGTTGCCGATGGGGTCGCAAAAGCGGTGCTCCTTTCTTCTTTTAATTTGTAA
- the LOC106371739 gene encoding beta-D-xylosidase 4-like, translated as MGSSSPLTRRNRAPSSVLLIFLGFILCFSHLSNAQSKPAFACDVDTNPSLAAYGFCNTVLKIEYRVADLVARLTLQEKIGFLVNKANGVTRLGIPTYEWWSEALHGVSYVGPGTHFSGLVPGATSFPQVILTAASFNVSLFQAIGKVVSTEARAMYNVGLAGLTYWSPNVNIFRDPRWGRGQETPGEDPLLSSKYASGYVKGLQETDCGDANRLKVAACCKHYTAYDVDNWKGVERYNFNAVVNQQDMDDTYQPPFKSCVVDGNVASVMCSYNQVNGKPTCADPDLLAGVIRGEWKLYGYIVSDCDSVDVLYKNQHYTKTPEEAAAISINAGLDLNCGSFLGQHTEAAVKAGLVSEAAINKAISNNFLTLMRLGFFDGDPKKQIYGGLGPKDVCTPANQELAAEAARQGIVLLKNTGCLPLSHTTIKSLAVIGPNANVTKTMIGNYEGTPCKYTTPLQGLAGTVPTTYLQGCSNVACAVADVEGATKLAADADVTMLVMGADQSIEAESRDRVDLNLPGQQQELVTQVAKAAKGPVLLVIMSGGGFDITFAKNDPKIAGILWVGYPGEAGGIAIADIIFGRYNPSGRLPMTWYPQSYVEKVPMTNMNMRPDTSNGYPGRTYRFYTGETVYSFGDGLSYTKFSHSLVKAPRVVSLRLEENHVCRSSECQSLDAVGPHCENTVSGFEVQVKVRNGGEREGVHTVFLFTTPPEVHGAPRKHLLGFEKIRLGKMEEAVVKFKVDVCKDLSVVDEIGKRKIGLGQHRLHVGDLKHSLSIRI; from the exons ATGGGCTCTTCTTCTCCACTAACAAGGCGAAACAGAGCACCATCCTCTGTTCTTCTTATCTTCTTAGGTTTCATTCTCTGTTTCTCACATTTATCTAACGCTCAATCCAAGCCGGCTTTTGCCTGCGATGTCGACACAAACCCATCTTTGGCAGCTTATGGATTCTGCAACACTGTGCTGAAGATCGAGTACAGAGTCGCTGATCTTGTCGCGAGGCTCACGCTACAAGAAAAGATAGGGTTTTTAGTGAATAAAGCTAACGGCGTGACGCGGCTTGGTATTCCGACGTATGAATGGTGGTCGGAAGCACTTCACGGCGTTTCTTACGTAGGACCCGGTACACATTTCTCCGGCCTAGTTCCCGGCGCAACGAGCTTTCCGCAGGTCATACTCACCGCCGCTTCTTTTAACGTATCTCTGTTTCAAGCCATTGGCaag GTTGTCTCGACCGAGGCGAGGGCAATGTACAACGTTGGATTAGCTGGTTTAACTTACTGGTCACCGAATGTCAACATATTCCGAGATCCGAGATGGGGAAGAGGACAAGAAACTCCTGGAGAAGATCCATTGCTTTCTAGCAAGTATGCTTCAGGATACGTTAAGGGTCTCCAAGAAACTGACTGTGGAGATGCTAACCGCCTCAAAGTTGCTGCATGCTGCAAACACTACACAGCTTACGACGTTGATAATTGGAAAGGCGTAGAACGTTACAATTTCAACGCCGTG GTGAATCAACAAGACATGGACGATACATATCAACCACCGTTCAAGAGTTGTGTGGTTGATGGGAATGTGGCTAGTGTTATGTGTTCTTATAATCAAGTTAACGGTAAACCAACATGCGCTGATCCGGATCTACTTGCTGGTGTTATCCGCGGCGAGTGGAAGTTATACGG gtACATTGTTTCAGATTGTGATTCAGTAGATGTGTTGTATAAGAACCAACACTATACCAAAACTCCAGAGGAAGCTGCAGCTATATCTATCAATGCAGGTTTGGACTTGAACTGTGGTTCGTTCTTGGGTCAACACACAGAAGCTGCTGTTAAAGCCGGTTTGGTAAGCGAGGCAGCTATCAACAAAGCTATTTCAAACAACTTTTTGACCCTTATGCGGTTAGGATTCTTCGACGGAGATCCAAAGAAACAAATCTACGGCGGGCTAGGTCCTAAAGACGTTTGCACGCCGGCGAACCAAGAGCTAGCCGCAGAAGCAGCGAGACAAGGCATTGTCCTGCTGAAAAACACCGGATGCTTACCTCTCTCTCATACAACGATCAAATCACTAGCCGTGATTGGACCGAACGCTAATGTCACCAAAACAATGATCGGAAACTACGAAGGCACGCCGTGCAAGTACACAACGCCGCTTCAAGGATTGGCCGGGACCGTGCCAACAACGTATCTACAAGGATGTTCCAATGTGGCTTGCGCGGTGGCGGATGTAGAAGGCGCCACGAAGCTAGCCGCAGATGCGGATGTGACGATGTTAGTGATGGGTGCGGATCAGTCTATAGAGGCAGAGAGCCGTGATAGAGTTGATTTGAACCTTCCTGGACAACAACAAGAGCTGGTGACACAAGTGGCTAAAGCTGCTAAAGGACCTGTCTTGCTTGTGATCATGTCTGGTGGAGGCTTTGATATTACTTTCGCTAAGAATGATCCGAAAATCGCCGGAATCTTGTGGGTTGGTTACCCCGGAGAAGCTGGTGGTATAGCCATCGCTGACATCATCTTTGGCCGTTATAATCCAA GTGGAAGGTTACCAATGACGTGGTATCCACAATCCTACGTGGAGAAAGTTCCGATGACGAATATGAACATGAGACCCGATACATCAAACGGGTATCCGGGTCGGACTTACCGGTTCTACACCGGAGAAACAGTTTACTCCTTCGGAGATGGACTCAGCTACACCAAGTTCAGCCACAGCTTAGTCAAAGCTCCACGTGTCGTCTCTCTCCGTCTTGAAGAGAATCACGTTTGCCGATCATCGGAGTGTCAATCTTTGGATGCGGTTGGACCACACTGCGAGAACACTGTCTCCGGTTTCGAGGTTCAGGTTAAGGTAAGGAACGGTGGGGAGAGAGAAGGGGTTCACACGGTGTTTTTGTTCACGACGCCGCCGGAGGTTCATGGAGCGCCGAGGAAGCATCTTTTGGGGTTTGAGAAAATTCGTTTGGGGAAGATGGAAGAAGCGGTGGTTAAGTTTAAGGTTGATGTCTGTAAAGATCTAAGCGTTGTTGATGAGATCGGTAAGAGGAAGATTGGTTTGGGTCAGCATCGTCTTCACGTTGGTGACTTGAAACATTCTTTGAGTATTAGAATCTGA
- the LOC125577756 gene encoding magnesium transporter MRS2-2-like has translation MAHNSVNMVATKTKPQSSRSWVSIVATGESEALDVDKYAIMHRVQIHARDLRILDPNLSYPSTILGRERAIVLNLEHIKAIITSEEVLLRDPSDEHVIPVVKELERRLPVGNEEHHGQGDGKESSNAHNDADAGEEDESPFEFRALEVFLEAICSFLAARTTELETAAYPALDELTSKISSRNLDRVRKLKSAMTRLTARVQKVRDELEQLLDDDDDMADLYLSRKLFSASSASTSPNYYLTSPTIGSKISRASRASLATVRGDENDVEELEMLLEAYFMQIDSTLNRLTTLREYIDDTEDYINIQLDNHRNQLIQLELVLSSGTVCSSFYSLVAGIFGMNIPYTWNNDHGYMFKYVVIGTGMCCVILFVFIMSHARYKGLVGS, from the exons ATGGCGCATAATAGCGTTAACATGGTAGCGACCAAGACGAAGCCTCAATCGTCGCGGAGTTGGGTTAGTATAGTCGCGACGGGAGAGAGTGAGGCGCTTGATGTTGATAAGTATGCTATCATGCACCGCGTCCAGATCCACGCTCGTGATCTTCGGATTCTTGACCCGAATTTATCTTACCCGTCTACTATTCTTGGCCGTGAGAGAGCCATTGTGCTCAATTTGGAG CATATCAAGGCGATTATCACTTCCGAAGAG GTTTTGCTTAGGGATCCATCGGATGAACATGTTATTCCAGTTgtgaaggagctcgaaagacgcTTACCTGTTGGTAACGAAGAACACCATGGTCAAGGAGATGGGAAAGAAAGCTCAAATGCACATAATGACGCTGATGCTGGTGAAGAAGATG AATCCCCATTTGAGTTTCGGGCGCTTGAAGTTTTCTTGGAAGCAATCTGCAGCTTCTTAGCTGCAAGAACAACAGAGTTGGAAACAGCTGCTTATCCTGCTTTGGATGAACTTACCTCAAAG ATTAGTAGCCGTAACTTGGATAGAGTTCGGAAGCTGAAGAGTGCAATGACTCGGTTAACAGCTCGAGTTCAAAAGGTAAGAGATGAGCTGGAACAGTTGCTGGACGATGATGATGACATGGCAGATCTTTACCTTTCGAGGAAACTCTTCAGCGCTTCCTCAGCGTCCACTAGTCCAAATTACTATCTCACTTCCCCAACAATAGGCTCCAAGATCTCGAGAGCGAGCAGAGCGAGTCTAGCCACAGTTCGTGGGGATGAAAACGATGTTGAAGAGCTTGAGATGTTGCTCGAGGCATACTTCATGCAAATCGACAGCACTTTGAACAGATTAACAACA CTACGTGAGTATATCGATGACACAGAGGATTACATCAACATCCAGCTAGACAATCATCGTAATCAGCTGATTCAG CTGGAGCTTGTGTTGAGTTCTGGAACCGTTTGCTCATCGTTTTACTCTCTGGTCGCTGGAATATTCGGGATGAACATTCCATACACATGGAACAATGACCATGGATACATGTTCAAATAT GTTGTGATTGGTACGGGGATGTGTTGTGTAATCTTGTTCGTGTTCATTATGTCGCATGCTCGGTACAAAGGGCTTGTGGGAAGTTAA
- the LOC106357644 gene encoding uncharacterized protein C6C3.02c: MGRRSSGGRSAPRPRPAAARAPAPQHVNRAPPPAPAQATSGGGGMFSGIGSTIAQGMAFGTGSAVAHRAVDSVMGPRTIQHETVEAASASAAPVGSSMFSSSCDIHAKAFQDCISSYGSDISKCQFYMDMLSECKKNSGSTIGA, encoded by the exons ATGGGTCGCCGTAGCTCCGGAG GAAGATCTGCACCTCGTCCTCGCCCTGCTGCTGCACGTGCCCCCGCTCCTCAACATG tAAACCGTGCACCTCCTCCAGCCCCAGCTCAGGCGAccagtggtggtggtggcatGTTCTCCGGCATTGGTTCCACCATAGCTCAGG GTATGGCTTTTGGAACCGGAAGTGCCGTTGCACATAGGGCTGTTGATTCTGTCATGGGCCCACGTACCATTCAGCATGAAACTGTTGAGGCTGCCTCTGCATCTGCCGCTCCTGTCGGAAGCAGCATGTTCTCGAGCTCCTGTGACATTCATGCTAAGGCTTTCCAAGAT TGCATCAGCAGCTATGGAAGCGACATTAGCAAGTGTCAGTTCTACATGGACATGTTGTCTGAGTGCAAGAAGAACTCCGGTTCCACTATTGGTGCCTGA
- the LOC106371742 gene encoding uncharacterized protein LOC106371742, producing the protein MDLNCIANLDNLKDTALTLKCLGSSSGRLMGSSHHHHNLCSDVTTCPDGGCRLVLGLGPTPPLYYNNVSVNNNNKVSASCGTVQGLSSEGNSILQLGPPSVTMDSFSGLDCSSLTFTYTNAYNSQLSHHESEFSLGAAFSYRTASATSSHNRTTNPKKCRFMGCGKGARGASGLCIGHGGGQRCQKPGCNKGAESKTTFCKAHGGGKRCQHLGCTKSAEGKTDFCISHGGGRRCGFPEGCAKAARGKSGLCIKHGGGKRCRVEGCKRSAEGQAGLCISHGGGRRCQSLDCTKGAQGGTNYCKGHGGGKRCIFGGCTKGAEGSTPLCKAHGGGKRCMFDGGGICSKSVHGGTSFCVAHGGGKRCVVVGCTKSARGRTVCCVKHGGGKRCKCLGCEKSAQGRTELCKAHGGGKRCSWGGGLVCEKFARGKSGLCAAHNSMAQDKAGSKIGLIGPGLFSGLVSTTTDYSLSGVSAVSDCTDSIDRYPQQHLEKRQKVMIPMQVLVPPSMKSLRFSNTERPETDNKSSNSNGRNMLDFMIHEERVHGGGLMSLLNGSLKQTLKR; encoded by the coding sequence ATGGATTTGAACTGTATTGCAAACCTAGACAATCTCAAAGATACTGCTCTCACCTTGAAATGCCTTGGAAGCAGCTCAGGGAGATTAATGGGGAGCTCTCACCACCACCATAACCTTTGTTCTGATGTAACTACTTGTCCTGATGGTGGTTGCCGGTTGGTTCTCGGTTTAGGTCCAACACCTCCCTTGTACTATAACAATGTCAGTGttaataacaacaacaaagtcTCAGCTTCCTGTGGAACGGTTCAGGGGCTCTCATCAGAGGGTAACTCAATCTTGCAACTCGGTCCTCCTTCTGTGACCATGGACAGTTTCAGCGGGCTTGATTGTTCCTCACTGACATTTACATACACTAATGCTTATAATTCACAGCTGAGCCATCATGAGTCAGAGTTCTCCCTAGGCGCTGCTTTCTCTTACAGGACAGCATCTGCCACATCTTCTCATAACAGGACGACCAATCCAAAGAAGTGCAGATTCATGGGATGTGGGAAAGGAGCTAGAGGAGCATCAGGGCTCTGCATTGGCCACGGAGGTGGGCAGAGATGTCAAAAACCAGGCTGCAACAAAGGTGCTGAGAGCAAAACCACTTTCTGCAAAGCACACGGTGGAGGAAAGAGATGCCAACACTTGGGATGCACAAAAAGCGCTGAAGGGAAAACAGATTTTTGCATCTCTCATGGAGGTGGAAGAAGGTGTGGGTTCCCTGAAGGATGTGCTAAAGCTGCACGTGGCAAATCAGGACTCTGCATCAAGCACGGTGGTGGCAAAAGGTGTAGGGTTGAAGGATGTAAGCGAAGTGCTGAGGGACAAGCTGGTCTTTGTATATCACATGGTGGTGGTAGGCGTTGTCAGTCTTTAGACTGTACAAAAGGAGCTCAAGGGGGTACTAACTACTGCAAAGGTCATGGTGGTGGGAAACGGTGTATCTTTGGTGGATGTACTAAAGGAGCTGAAGGTAGTACTCCTCTGTGTAAAGCACACGGTGGAGGGAAACGTTGTATGTTTGATGGAGGTGGGATATGTTCTAAAAGTGTGCATGGTGGGACGAGTTTCTGTGTAGCTCATGGTGGTGGGAAGAGATGTGTGGTGGTGGGGTGTACTAAGAGCGCTCGTGGGAGGACTGTTTGTTGTGTGAAGCATGGTGGCGGGAAACGGTGTAAGTGTTTAGGGTGTGAGAAGAGTGCACAAGGTAGAACTGAGCTGTGCAAGGCTCATGGTGGAGGTAAACGCTGCTCGTGGGGAGGAGGTTTGGTATGTGAGAAGTTTGCTAGAGGGAAGAGTGGTTTATGCGCTGCGCATAATAGTATGGCTCAGGATAAAGCTGGAAGCAAGATTGGTTTGATTGGACCGGGACTTTTTAGTGGTCTTGTCTCTACCACCACTGATTATTCTCTGTCTGGAGTCAGTGCGGTCTCTGATTGCACTGACTCCATTGACCGCTATCCGCAGCAGCATCTTGAGAAAAGACAGAAGGTGATGATACCAATGCAGGTTCTTGTGCCTCCATCTATGAAATCTTTAAGGTTTTCAAACACTGAGAGACCTGAAACAGACAATAAGAGTAGCAACAGCAATGGGAGGAACATGTTGGACTTTATGATTCATGAGGAGAGAGTTCATGGTGGTGGGCTTATGTCTCTGCTTAATGGCAGCCTGAAGCAGACACTAAAAAGGTAG
- the LOC106371748 gene encoding peptidyl-prolyl cis-trans isomerase FKBP12 translates to MGVEKQVIRPGTGPKPTPGQTVTVHCTGFGKGGDLSQQFWSTKDAGQEPFSFQIGKGDVIKGWDEGVMGMQIGEVARLRCSPDYAYGAGGFPAWGIQPNSVLDFEIEVLSVK, encoded by the exons aTGGGAGTGGAGAAGCAAGTCATCAGACCCGGCACCGGACCCAAACCCACTCCGGGTCAAACAGTCACCGTCCACTGTACCGGATTCG gGAAAGGTGGTGATCTATCCCAGCAGTTCTGGAG TACAAAGGACGCTGGGCAAGAACCTTTCTCCTTCCAAATCGGTAAAGGTGATGTCATCAAAG GATGGGATGAAGGCGTTATGGGGATGCAAATTGGAGAGGTTGCTCGCTTGCGG TGCTCACCGGATTACGCGTATGGTGCTGGTGGGTTTCCAGCATGGGGAATCCAACCTAACTCGGTTCTTGACTTTGAAATCGAAGTACTCAGCGtgaagtga
- the LOC106371744 gene encoding NAC domain-containing protein 104, which yields MNLPPGFRFFPTDEELVVHFLHRRASLLPCHPDVIPDLDLYPYDPWDLPGKALGEGRQWYFYSRKTQERVTSNGYWESMGIDEPVFTSSTHKRVGIKKYLTFYLGDSQTNWVMQEYSLPDSSSSSGRSSKRSSRGSTSSSHKPDYSKWVICRVYEQNSSEEEDDDGAELSCLDEVFLSLDDLDEVSLP from the exons ATGAATTTACCACCGGGATTCAGATTCTTTCCCACGGACGAAGAGCTCGTCGTCCACTTCCTCCACCGTAGAGCTTCACTCTTGCCTTGTCATCCTGACGTCATCCCTGACCTCGATCTTTACCCTTACGATCCTTGGGACCTTCCCG GGAAAGCTTTGGGGGAAGGGAGGCAATGGTACTTCTACAGTAGAAAGACGCAAGAAAGAGTGACAAGCAATGGGTATTGGGAATCAATGGGAATAGACGAGCCAGTTTTCACAAGCTCCACACACAAGAGAGTGGGTATAAAAAAGTATCTGACTTTCTATCTCGGGGATTCTCAGACTAACTGGGTCATGCAAGAATATTCTCTCCCAgattcctcttcttcatctggTCGATCTTCTAAGAGATCAAGCCGTGGTTCTACTAGTTCTAGTCATAAACCA GATTATAGCAAGTGGGTAATATGCAGAGTGTATGAACAAAATTCCAGtgaagaagaggatgatgatggGGCAGAACTCTCATGTCTGGATGAAGTGTTTTTGTCTTTAGATGATCTTGACGAAGTAAGCTTACCGTAA